The following are from one region of the Patescibacteria group bacterium genome:
- a CDS encoding UvrD-helicase domain-containing protein, translated as MNSLDKLLENLNDEQRRAATHAGSPLMIVAGAGTGKTTVITRRIAWLVLSGLCTVNEVLALTFTQKAAQEMEERLDRLLPYGYVDLWVCTFHGFCERILRKHGLDIGIPTDFKLLDQTAAWMLVRKNLDLLGLEYYRPAGNPTKCIHELLKHFSRCKDEGITPQEYVAHAESLQSDDQDETARIQELARAYTKYQQLLLDESALDFGDLIVYTLKLFSQRLGLLNRYQMQFKAVLVDEFQDTNWAQYELIKLLAANRSLLTVVGDDDQSIYRWRGTSLANITRFKKDYPSSTEIILTRNYRSRQNILDCAYAFIQKNNPNRLECQLQQSGTALIKQLHAHNEGLGTLEYMYCATHDEETEQVIQKICKLKEQSETLQWSDFAILIRSNDSASNFIAKCSEYGIPYQFFGQKGLYSKPAVIDLLSYCTLLHNYHESPALYRVFNFPFLNISHDGIVALSHFAHRKGYSLWQALEHMSEIEAITQADADAFRALCSRIGEHAALAKSKPAVEVFFRIVQDTGFLTWLSRDDTLEKREGLGYINQLFAKLKTFQSEYPLARLQEFLELVRLEQEAGDAGSLARDIDTGPDVVKIMTIHGSKGLEFSYVFVVHLVDRRFPTQEREDALELPQELLKEPIPQEDAHLEEERRLLYVALTRAQEGVFLTGAKDYGGVRSRKPSRFLEECGMNIPAEKPPLSSTTLPSLPPERTATSSRQALALPSTVSFSQLRAFQTCPLQYKYSFLLKIPTFGRYQFSFGKSIHATLEKFLNRIMEERTVPSLDELLNMYKECWIDEWYRSQKEQEEYFAKGSDILERIHGEVSDTLPSPRTIERDFTLKLGTDEDSIILKGKIDRIDDIEGGVEIIDYKTGKSKAEDALGFHDKEQLIMYQMAAEELLGMNPIKLTYYYVEDGSHVSFLGTAKEKEKTLKNIEKTVQEMKGSDFKATPGFHCRFCDFKSICEYKKI; from the coding sequence ATGAATTCACTTGATAAACTATTGGAAAACCTCAACGATGAACAGCGCCGTGCCGCAACGCATGCGGGCAGCCCTTTGATGATTGTTGCCGGAGCCGGCACCGGCAAAACAACAGTGATTACTCGACGGATTGCATGGCTTGTTCTTAGCGGACTATGTACGGTCAATGAAGTACTGGCGCTTACGTTTACCCAAAAAGCAGCGCAAGAAATGGAGGAGCGCCTCGATCGCTTGTTGCCCTATGGCTATGTTGATCTATGGGTATGTACGTTTCATGGGTTCTGCGAACGCATCTTGCGAAAGCACGGGTTGGATATCGGCATACCCACAGATTTCAAACTCCTTGATCAAACAGCTGCCTGGATGCTTGTTCGGAAGAACCTCGACCTTCTTGGACTCGAGTATTACCGTCCTGCAGGCAATCCTACCAAATGCATTCACGAATTACTGAAGCATTTTTCTCGATGCAAAGATGAAGGAATAACCCCGCAGGAGTACGTAGCGCATGCGGAATCTCTTCAATCCGATGATCAAGATGAAACTGCACGTATACAGGAACTTGCCCGTGCATATACAAAATACCAGCAACTCTTGCTTGATGAAAGCGCGTTGGATTTCGGCGATCTCATTGTCTACACACTCAAGCTTTTTAGCCAACGTTTGGGTCTACTCAACCGCTATCAGATGCAATTTAAAGCTGTATTAGTCGATGAGTTTCAAGATACCAACTGGGCGCAATATGAGCTCATTAAGCTCTTGGCGGCAAATCGATCGCTCCTCACGGTAGTAGGGGATGATGATCAGAGTATTTACCGCTGGCGGGGTACGTCATTAGCAAATATCACGCGATTTAAAAAAGATTATCCATCGAGTACGGAAATTATTCTGACGCGCAATTATCGTTCGCGACAAAATATTTTAGATTGCGCTTATGCATTTATTCAAAAAAACAACCCAAACCGCCTTGAATGCCAACTTCAACAATCGGGCACTGCATTGATAAAGCAACTCCATGCACATAACGAGGGGTTGGGTACGCTTGAATACATGTATTGTGCGACACATGATGAGGAAACAGAACAAGTAATTCAAAAAATATGCAAGCTTAAAGAGCAGTCTGAAACACTCCAATGGAGCGACTTTGCCATACTTATCCGTTCCAATGATAGCGCCAGTAATTTTATTGCAAAGTGCAGTGAGTATGGCATTCCATACCAGTTTTTTGGCCAAAAGGGTTTGTATTCAAAACCGGCCGTTATTGATCTTCTGTCATATTGCACCCTTCTTCACAATTACCACGAAAGTCCTGCGTTATACCGAGTTTTTAATTTTCCTTTTTTGAATATTTCCCATGATGGTATTGTTGCTCTGAGTCATTTTGCACATCGGAAAGGATATTCTCTCTGGCAGGCGCTCGAACACATGAGTGAAATAGAAGCGATCACGCAGGCTGATGCCGATGCATTCCGCGCACTATGCAGCCGTATTGGCGAACATGCTGCACTTGCAAAATCCAAGCCTGCAGTCGAAGTATTCTTTCGTATTGTGCAAGATACAGGGTTTTTGACATGGCTGAGTCGTGATGACACCCTAGAAAAACGAGAAGGGCTTGGGTATATCAACCAGTTATTTGCAAAATTAAAAACCTTTCAATCCGAATATCCGCTTGCCCGACTGCAAGAATTTTTGGAGCTTGTTCGTTTGGAACAGGAAGCCGGGGATGCCGGATCGCTTGCGCGCGATATCGACACAGGGCCCGATGTAGTAAAGATTATGACTATTCATGGCTCCAAGGGGCTTGAGTTTTCTTATGTATTTGTTGTGCATCTTGTAGACCGCCGATTCCCCACTCAAGAACGCGAAGATGCTCTAGAACTCCCGCAAGAGTTACTAAAGGAACCCATCCCTCAAGAAGATGCTCATCTTGAAGAAGAACGACGTTTGCTGTACGTTGCGCTTACTCGTGCACAGGAAGGCGTTTTTTTGACGGGCGCAAAGGATTATGGCGGTGTACGCAGTAGAAAGCCTTCACGTTTTCTGGAAGAATGCGGGATGAATATCCCTGCCGAGAAACCCCCTCTGTCTTCCACCACCCTTCCATCTTTGCCACCCGAGCGCACAGCAACTTCATCTCGGCAGGCGTTAGCACTGCCTTCCACGGTCAGCTTTAGCCAGCTTAGGGCTTTCCAAACCTGTCCATTGCAGTATAAGTACTCATTTTTACTTAAAATACCCACCTTCGGGCGCTATCAATTTAGTTTTGGAAAAAGTATTCATGCGACGCTTGAGAAGTTTTTAAATCGCATCATGGAAGAGCGCACTGTACCTAGTCTCGATGAGCTACTGAATATGTATAAGGAATGCTGGATAGATGAATGGTATCGTTCTCAAAAAGAACAAGAGGAATATTTTGCAAAGGGCTCCGATATACTCGAGCGAATTCATGGAGAGGTTAGCGATACTCTGCCCAGCCCCAGGACGATTGAGCGGGATTTTACTTTGAAGCTCGGCACAGACGAGGATAGTATTATTCTTAAAGGCAAAATTGATCGTATCGATGATATTGAGGGGGGCGTGGAAATTATTGATTATAAAACGGGAAAAAGCAAAGCAGAGGATGCACTAGGTTTTCATGATAAGGAGCAGCTTATTATGTATCAAATGGCAGCCGAAGAGTTGTTGGGAATGAATCCGATTAAATTGACGTACTACTATGTTGAAGATGGATCCCATGTGTCGTTTTTGGGAACTGCCAAAGAAAAGGAAAAAACGCTTAAGAATATAGAAAAAACCGTCCAAGAAATGAAGGGAAGCGATTTCAAAGCTACACCGGGATTCCATTGTCGTTTTTGCGATTTCAAATCCATTTGCGAGTATAAGAAAATATAA
- a CDS encoding PIN domain-containing protein encodes MIFLTIDSSVFLSSLLERDHYHQTSLAFFSHIHQHPYITTLPMIVVLEIANILSKYNKDPRPAIESLMALTILPHDQSTIEEAITIFKRLHLKTSDALVVWCAYVSESTLISWDKQLIRQAQKLIEASTPSDFLKKMI; translated from the coding sequence ATGATTTTTTTAACCATAGACTCATCGGTATTTCTCTCATCTCTCCTTGAGCGCGATCATTACCATCAAACATCTCTTGCATTTTTTTCCCACATTCATCAACATCCATACATTACAACATTACCCATGATTGTTGTTCTTGAGATAGCAAATATTCTATCAAAATATAACAAAGATCCCCGGCCGGCAATCGAGTCCCTCATGGCACTCACCATTTTACCCCACGACCAGTCCACAATTGAAGAAGCTATCACTATATTCAAAAGACTCCACCTCAAAACATCCGATGCACTTGTGGTATGGTGCGCCTATGTATCTGAAAGCACGCTCATCTCATGGGATAAACAGCTTATCCGCCAAGCCCAGAAACTCATTGAAGCATCTACGCCATCTGATTTTTTGAAAAAGATGATTTAA
- a CDS encoding deoxyhypusine synthase family protein, whose protein sequence is MNMTEFISRHYHHFNAATLKDATESYKSHLKNGGKMFLTLAGAMSTAELGISLAEMIRKDKVHAICCTGANLEEDIFNLVAHNEYERVPQYRYLTKSDEVALRDRAMNRVTDTCIPEENAMRRIERAVLSVWQRADRAGERYFPYEYMYQVIRENLVREHYQIDEQHSWLIAACEKNLPIFVPGWEDSTLGNMFVANVIKKELSGYHVVKSGLETMAFLIDWYRMASRSSSVGFFQIGGGIAGDFPICVVPLMNQDLKEAAPYWGYFCQISDSTTSYGSYSGAVPNEKITWGKIDETTPQFVIESDATIVAPLMFASILEE, encoded by the coding sequence ATGAACATGACAGAATTTATTTCACGGCACTACCACCACTTCAATGCCGCAACACTCAAAGATGCAACTGAAAGCTATAAATCGCATCTGAAAAATGGCGGAAAAATGTTTCTGACGCTTGCCGGCGCAATGAGCACGGCTGAACTTGGCATTTCACTTGCCGAAATGATCCGTAAGGATAAGGTTCATGCGATTTGCTGTACGGGAGCTAATCTTGAAGAAGATATATTCAATCTTGTTGCTCACAATGAGTATGAGCGCGTTCCCCAGTATCGATATCTCACAAAGTCTGATGAAGTGGCACTCCGAGACCGAGCAATGAATCGCGTAACGGACACCTGTATTCCTGAAGAAAACGCCATGCGGCGCATTGAACGCGCAGTGCTTTCTGTCTGGCAGAGAGCGGATAGAGCGGGGGAGCGGTATTTTCCCTATGAGTATATGTATCAGGTAATTCGCGAGAATCTCGTGAGGGAGCACTATCAAATTGATGAACAACATTCCTGGTTGATCGCCGCATGCGAAAAGAATCTTCCTATTTTCGTACCAGGTTGGGAGGATTCGACCCTTGGTAATATGTTTGTTGCGAATGTCATAAAAAAAGAACTCAGCGGATACCATGTTGTAAAATCAGGGCTTGAGACAATGGCATTTCTTATCGACTGGTATCGCATGGCTTCTCGGAGCTCGTCAGTAGGATTCTTTCAAATCGGTGGAGGAATTGCCGGAGACTTTCCTATATGTGTTGTGCCGCTTATGAACCAGGACCTCAAAGAGGCAGCTCCCTACTGGGGATATTTTTGCCAAATTTCCGATAGTACGACATCCTATGGTTCCTATAGCGGGGCAGTGCCAAACGAAAAAATAACATGGGGCAAGATTGACGAGACAACACCCCAGTTTGTCATTGAATCAGACGCAACGATTGTTGCGCCGCTCATGTTTGCATCGATTCTGGAAGAATAA